Proteins encoded by one window of Novipirellula artificiosorum:
- a CDS encoding O-antigen polymerase, with product MIATKWLEGREANWLSPDALFTLSYTIVNFAYVFFWLSKSLERHTHIWNFKRAHCPETVCTATAMALACLATFLAGYYAIPTRLSPSRLFDAIDARTREKLCLLADWMLRIGFGGFLAFVAIIGPSVVFGSYKGTNVYGFIPNVFYLAGMVTLTSGLVLAIALRKRYNHRKGTFRSLLDILLVTISLIAMSIHGDRGTIVFILGGGIIAFNEYRSKIRVKHALLLCILAIIALGLIRARRFEGRTKNLGILSQAHSSFVNFGSSSVCNYLAVQHSPDRHGYYYGIMQFKALVGIVPFGRRLAGITDSVENSSSTLFTYLVYGHGSRTGTGTTMFADFYLNFGFPGTAVIFFIAGAFSQGIRNRSLASNSLRLHVSYVVFCSFLLIVPRYDFTSGFIRYYIYSMLYITLVSFYLKAPLLLSRFRIREQSRVVHIEN from the coding sequence GTGATTGCCACGAAGTGGCTAGAAGGTCGCGAAGCAAACTGGCTTAGTCCAGATGCACTGTTTACACTATCGTACACCATTGTCAACTTTGCGTATGTTTTCTTCTGGCTTTCTAAGTCCTTAGAAAGACATACACATATATGGAATTTCAAAAGGGCCCACTGCCCTGAAACCGTTTGCACTGCAACAGCAATGGCACTAGCGTGCCTTGCAACTTTCTTGGCCGGGTACTACGCGATTCCAACTCGTTTGTCCCCGAGTCGACTGTTTGATGCAATTGACGCTCGAACTCGAGAAAAATTGTGCCTACTGGCTGACTGGATGTTGCGAATTGGTTTTGGCGGATTCTTAGCATTCGTGGCAATTATCGGGCCGAGCGTCGTTTTTGGGTCGTACAAAGGAACGAATGTGTACGGGTTTATACCCAATGTGTTCTACCTTGCTGGTATGGTAACGCTAACCAGTGGGTTGGTCCTAGCAATTGCTCTTCGCAAAAGATACAACCACAGAAAGGGGACTTTTCGTAGCTTATTAGATATCCTGCTCGTTACAATATCATTGATCGCAATGAGCATTCATGGAGATCGAGGAACTATCGTATTTATTCTTGGTGGTGGCATTATTGCATTCAATGAATATAGATCTAAGATCAGAGTAAAACACGCGTTGCTCCTTTGCATCCTAGCAATTATTGCATTGGGATTGATTCGCGCTCGCCGTTTTGAAGGGCGGACAAAAAACTTGGGAATCCTATCCCAGGCCCACAGTTCATTTGTTAACTTTGGCTCCAGTTCTGTCTGCAATTATCTAGCCGTTCAACATTCGCCGGACCGGCATGGTTACTACTACGGAATAATGCAGTTCAAGGCATTAGTAGGAATAGTTCCGTTTGGAAGAAGGCTTGCAGGAATCACTGACTCAGTCGAAAATAGCAGTTCCACTCTATTTACTTACCTCGTATACGGACATGGAAGTAGAACCGGCACCGGAACCACTATGTTCGCTGACTTTTACCTAAACTTTGGTTTCCCAGGCACAGCAGTAATATTTTTTATAGCTGGCGCTTTTTCGCAAGGCATACGAAACAGAAGTCTGGCGTCAAATTCCCTACGTCTGCACGTCAGTTACGTTGTTTTCTGTTCATTTCTATTAATTGTCCCACGCTACGACTTCACAAGCGGATTTATTCGATACTACATTTACAGCATGCTTTACATAACCCTTGTATCCTTCTACTTAAAGGCTCCGCTTCTATTGTCACGATTCAGAATTCGTGAGCAATCACGTGTGGTCCATATCGAAAATTGA
- a CDS encoding class I SAM-dependent methyltransferase, whose translation MTKTTSTSEILLRVADELVAERAFTDSMRFIRLFQSVFMKTDLSGKSLLDVGCGVGALALGSAASGVRHAVGLEPEVDGSTSGFFCTGERLIKSLGFSNVSIRNNMLANYDFDESPFDVIVMYNVINHLNEEACSRILTSDEARTLYIQQLSHLREYISPGGEMLVADCARSNFFGDLGIRNPIAKTIEWQKHQNPRIWASIFEEAGFSSTEFWWNPIHKLRGFGRFARTSAIAYFTNSHFVLRAVK comes from the coding sequence ATGACAAAAACTACTAGTACTAGCGAAATACTTCTTAGAGTCGCGGATGAATTAGTCGCGGAGAGGGCATTTACTGACAGCATGCGATTCATTCGTTTGTTCCAGTCAGTTTTTATGAAAACTGATCTTTCGGGAAAGTCTCTGCTTGACGTAGGATGCGGCGTTGGAGCGCTAGCCCTTGGCAGCGCTGCATCGGGCGTAAGGCATGCGGTTGGGCTGGAGCCGGAAGTCGACGGAAGCACTTCCGGTTTTTTCTGTACCGGTGAAAGGCTGATAAAGTCATTGGGTTTTTCCAATGTATCCATCCGCAATAATATGCTAGCGAATTACGATTTCGATGAGAGTCCGTTTGATGTTATAGTCATGTACAATGTGATCAACCATTTGAATGAGGAAGCTTGCTCTAGGATTCTAACATCAGATGAAGCACGCACACTTTATATACAGCAACTCTCGCATCTACGGGAATATATATCACCTGGAGGAGAAATGCTCGTCGCTGATTGTGCTCGAAGCAACTTCTTTGGAGATTTGGGTATTCGCAACCCGATAGCAAAAACGATTGAGTGGCAGAAACATCAGAATCCCCGAATTTGGGCATCTATCTTTGAGGAGGCGGGTTTTAGCTCGACGGAGTTTTGGTGGAACCCAATTCACAAACTCCGTGGATTTGGAAGATTTGCACGAACGTCAGCTATAGCCTACTTTACGAACAGTCATTTTGTTTTGCGAGCAGTAAAATAG